Genomic segment of Thunnus thynnus chromosome 21, fThuThy2.1, whole genome shotgun sequence:
CGACGGTGATCCTTCTTACAGAgacaagacagaaagaaagaaagaatactGTATAGTAGAATATTGTCACTTGTTTTGACAGCTGAGGGATTCTGGGAAATATAGTACACTGTACATTCTGCTAATACTAACTGGTGAGTTTGGTTTCTTTGTCCATCCAACACTTTGGCTCAGAGTGAGACATCTTcactctagcgccaccatcaggccaAAGTTCAACAAATAAACATGGATATCATGCAGGCAGATTGTCAGTAAATGTTGAGGATGAACTCTTtccctctagcgccaccatgaggttaacCTTTTAGCAACAACTATCGGATGAACTGTCATAGATTACGTTCATGTTCCCCTCAAGATGatctgtaataactttgatcctctTTTCATCCAGCGCCATCATCTGCTCACCATTAAATtctgtccaatactttggtttatgaccaaacatctgcaaaactaaagacatactttgtgtttactgctaattagcagatgttagcatgctaatacgCTAAACCAACacggtgaacatggtaaacctGCTAAACTTCAACATGCTAGCATGctggtgttagcatttagctcggCCTCAGCAGACTGTGAGtcttgtttgaatgtttttgatcCTTTAATGTAAACCTGACAGACTCAGAGGAGATGGAGTGGTAGATTAGCGCCCCCCCATTAAACGCACTgatctgtcacatctgtcactTCCAGCTCCAGTAAATTAGCTCTCCTACTGGTTCATCTTCTCTCTGGTCTGTCCGCCCAGTGAACAGTTTCCATTTTGGAGTGTGggaacgagagagagaggagagagagagacagaaacagctgTGCAAACTGTAAATCCCAACAGAAGCTGATGtttctttgctttgtctttgaACAGTCGCAGCAGCAGATAGCGACGGAATAAAAGACGAGaggaaaagtgaaaataaatagaacaattctcttcttcactgacataaaaacacacaacacgcACTCGCACACGATACACAAACAAAGATACACAAACAGCTGGACGCACTCAGCTCGTCCATTGAAAGGAGGGATTATGGTGGACAATGAGAGGACgacagtgtgtgtttggacaGATGggtacactgtgtgtgtgtgtgtgtgtgtgtgtgtgtcagtaaacacagcaaacagaggATGGAGGGTGTGTTCACTCACTGATGTCAACAGTCAAATCCAGAATTAGCAGCGTCCCAATTCAGGCCCCGCCTCCGCCGAGCGACGACGCCCGGCGAGGTCGAAAAACAAGACGATGCGTTCAGGTGCTACTCTTCAGCCTGTAAATTAGAACAAAAGTCTCCACGTCAGTGTGTCACATTtacttctttttgtttgttttcttacctGTTGTAAGAAGATGGGTGTTTGATGGTCTAAACTGGGTTTTTGATGGTCTAAACTGGGTGTTTGATGGTCTAAACTGGGTTTTTGATGGTCTAAACTGGGTGTTTGATGGTCTAAACTGGGTGTTTGATGGTCTAACCTTCTTTTTTAAGTGTAAATTAAGAATTTGATAGTATACAGTGGCTTTCTGAAGACCTAAAATGAGAATTCTGATGATCTAAACTGGGTTTTTGATGGTGTAAACTGGGTTGTTGATGGCATAAAGTGGGTTTTTGATGGTCTAACCTTTTTTAAGTGTAAACTAAGAATTGATAGTACACAGTGGCTTTTTGAAGGTCTAAATTGAGAATTCTGATGGCATAAACTGGGATTGATGGTCTAAACTGGGTTTTTGATGGTCTAAACTGGGTTTTTGATTGTGTAAACTGGGTTTTTGATAGTCTAAACTGGGTTTTTGATGGTGTAAACTGGGTTGTTGATGGCATAAAGTGAGTTTTTGATGGTCTAACCTTGTTTTTTAAGTGTAAACTAAGAATTTGATAGTATACAGTGGCTTTCTGAAGGTCTAAATTGAGAATTCTGATGGCATAAACTGGGATTGATGATCTAAACTGGGGTTTTAATGGTGTAAACTGGGTTTTTGAAGGtctaaattgaaaatgtgatggCAGGCACTGGGTTTATggtggtttttgtttgtttcagcagcagattTGTTCACCTGTTGAAAGAAACTCAGTAAAAATCTGATAACTTGACTTGttaaagtgagttttttttttcgtgGGTTTTTGGTAGAAGTCTGGTAACaagaaaagttttgttttggtgtCGTTTGATATTGAAAATTATAGATTGATCTCATGatgtctgacctttgaccttttgatAGCTTTGAGGAAAAATCATCTGTGGTTTCAGCTGTTGAGGAAGTTCATGCTCAGAGCTTCCAGGTGTCTGATAACACAAAACTTTAATCTCTCAAACGCCCGTTTAACAGATGACtctctgcactgtgtgtgtgtgtgtgtgtgtgtgtgtgtgagggggatTACAGAGGATTTAATAAGATTTATCATAAACCAAGAGCAAAAACCTTTTAACAACATACcaaacagtgtttgtgtcacaTGTTGGCAGGATCTCTTGTTTAGCTTTGTTAGCTGTTAGAAAGGCTTCGTCTgataaatcaaattaaagtcaTAATATACGCCCCAAATGTTTGTAAGCCACTGccgatgatgatgaagatgatgtttGGCTCAAATGTCCGTTTATCGTTCCTCGTCTGTCTGTCAGAGAACAGCTGATGAAAAAGCTGTTCGGTGTTCTCTGGAAGGGTCAAAGAGCTGCAGCGATGGCTGTTCACTGGTCCCAGAAACTGGTTTTGATGGTTTAAATTGGGTTTTAAGATGCTATAAGTTGTTTCTGATGGcttaaataaaaagtgaaagaacTCCAGAGTTTGCAGAAAGGTTTTATCTGATAGTTCCTGAATGTTTCCTCCATGTTGTCTGTTCATTTGAAATAAAGACGTGAAGTTCTTTGAAACTCTTTTGTAACCCGAACGAACATCAGAACACGTGTTTGCTTCAGTTTTCTACACACTCTCTCCTCCCTCGCCGCTGCGCTgtccaaacacagacaccgcatgacaaactgtgtgtgtgtgtgtgtgtgtgtgtgtgtgtgtgtgtgtgtgtgtgtgagagtagaCGAGGGCCAGAAATCAGGTTTTATGAGTTGTTGAGACATCAGACAGTTTGTAAAGATCAGTCTTCTGTAAATGGAGGGGGATTAGAGAGATGAGCTGTTAGCAGAAGACTTGCAGAGGTCGGACAGACTCCAGGAAACTCAAACGTCTCGTCTCTCGAGTGTAAATGAGCTGCCGGAACTTCTTCTGTCTCACCTGCTCGATGGAGTCTTTACATGTTTTAACACATTAAGAACGAGTCGACTAAACTTCACATCACCATTAGTGTTCAGAttgatttccttccttccagGCAGCCGTTAGTTTCACTGTGAAAAACTTTACTTTACAGTCTCGTCCTCTTTTTCTCCGATGAAGGAAAATCTTCAACGCCGCAGCACACGGTGATGTTTTAGACATCATGTTGTTCCTGCTTTGTGTCAACATGGCGGTACCTTCCtgcacaaagccagctccataaagGGATGAAAGCTTGATCACCAGCATCAGTGTTAAAGCTCATTAATGTATCGTTAATAATCCATCAATGTTTAGTcaactttattttatgttaaagtTCTGTAGTTTGTTTCTGTTGCATTCAAAGACCCTCCGACGTCTGTGTGTTATAGAAACACTCAAAGCCTCACAGCAGCTgatgaatataaaatactgaCGTTATTCTTAAAATAACTCAAATGTTTCCATCCAGCACACACGTGGAAACTTATTTATCCTCCAACATCGCTCCAGCttttcagaaaagaaaagaaagtgaatcTCCAGCAGGACGCCAACAGATAGCGAGCGGTGATGTCATGGACGACATCACGTCCACGTTGTGCAGCAGTTTAAAGTCTCTCGGTGTCTCTGCAGACGTGTACATGTGACTGTAAATCACACGCATGTAACAGACGTCCGTCCGCTCAGCTCGTCTGTCATTAGAGACGTAATAAGCGGCTCCGTCCGACTTCACCGTTCAAGCCACTACTTTGTGCCGCTAACATGCTATTAGGATTTCCTCCTTCAGGACTCTCAGACTCTCAGGAACGGTTGTCAAAGTCTCTCAGAGACTCTGAGCTGCAGCAACAACTGAATACAACACATTTAACTGTGTATCTGTTAATCCTGGAGTTCACTATGAATCCTTTAAGAttaattaactgataatgaaaacaatcattagttgcagctttagttTTTTATCCTGcacaaagaaaatcatttcACCTGAAACTGTCTGCTTTCATCTTCAGTGTTTCTTATGAAACATGAGGAGTCAAACCAACAGTGAGGTTGTGCATCATGCAACACTTTCCTCCACATCACTACATGATCtgattaaacacaaatgatcTCTAAATGAGCAGCAGTGACAGTCGTCCATCAGGAAGTATTATCACATCCGTCATTATTCTCTTTAATAGTCCGTTGATTGTTAACGGTGTATAAATGTTGATCATTAATATTATGACGTATTATTATTGGGTCGTCCACTAATGGGAAGATGGTGGTTTGATTCCCAgttcctccagtctgcatgttgaagtgtgTCGGGGCTCCTGATGGCTGCACCAGTAtcagtcagtgtgaacaggTGAATGTGGCTCATAGTGTAGAGAGCTGCTTTATAAGTGCATATTCTCATGTGAGAAGCTGCGACCAAAACATGActtaaatgattcatcaattatcTAGTTAATTAATCAACTGATTGCTTTCAGCTCTGCAGTGCTGCCATGTGTCGTGAGGGTCAGTTTGAGCAGCTCACAGATATatagtttcatgtttaaaaaaggtTCAGTAATTTACTAAATCAGCTGGACACTGTAGtttgttagggactattttcagcggcggatgaatccaGGTTTGgtgctgtagtgtgtgtgtgtgtgtgtgtgtgttcatggtgatgaagatAAATCACAATAcgtgttagtagatcagttcattaaGAAGAAGACTCATCCtcgtcttcctcttcttcttcttcttcctccagcaAACATCACAAACACTATTCtaagaaataatgaatgaatgatcagggttttttttttctccatcgtctctgaagtgatgatgatgtaagTGAGATAATCGCCTCCGAATTGTCGGTTAAACGGCGTTAATGGACTCGCTAAAGTGCCGAccgcctccacacacacacacacacacacacacacacacacacacacacacacacaagccgcCCATTCACACCGTTCAGCAGAGCATCACTGCTGCTGACATTCATAAACTCCCAAATCGTGActttgattttctgtattttctgtgtggCTGACACCCACGAGCGAGAGACGTTagtgagagcgagagaggaaaAGGTGATGCAAAGATCTTATGTAACGGCGACGGATGGAAATTGGGTCTTCAAAGTGGTGATtagctggctgctgctgctggggccTGGAGGTTTTCTAGGAAATGTAAAATACAGGTctggacgtgtgtgtgtgtgtgtgtgtgtgtgtgtgtgtgtgtgtgtgttgaaaataTGTAGGAAAGTTCTGGTCTTCTAAGTTATTTTATTGTCTAAATGATTAAtagatgatttttaaaaaaaatatcctgCAATTTAACCCCAAACGAACCTTTTGACTACTACTTCAGAGCAGCCTGGCAGACTGAAttcagggcaaaaaaaaaagagtctgtTAGACTATCAGCACAGAGCAGCTGCTGCCAACTCTCACAGGAAACGTCTCACATTTACCTTCCTAAATAAAACAGTGTAACATTCCCACACTTCACCCCGAAgtcaaagaacaaaaaaaaaaaagattttcagtttttcagacGTGCTGCTGTAAATTCAGTCACACTGAGCTGCAGTAATGACAACACAGCTCCTGGTGGGAACCATTAGCCGACTCCAAAACCTCCGACCACTGCTGCTGAGTCAGCAGGAAGAGTCCAatctgcagagtgtgtgtgtgtgtgtgtgtgtgtgtgtgtgtgtgaggttgtgTTAGAGACGGTAACATAatgataagtgtgtgtgtgtgtgtgaatgactcTATAGCTCTGATGTGGCTGACACACACCCacatcgtgtgtgtgtgacagactgagtttacttcacacacacacacacacacacacacacacacacacacacacacgtcagatCATTTGTGTTGGCGTCTGGCGAGGCGTTCACGGTACTCTGCTACTTGTAGTAAAAGAAAAGCCTCATATCCtccatgttttacagtttttgtagTCTGGTTAACCGGCAGCCTGAAGCATcattactgttgctatggttacctgtAGGTGACGTCATTCCACGCAGACCTCATCCTAaccctctgtgtctctgtctgcaggTGAGTCTCAGGGCCTGGTGAACTTCGTCCTCTCTAAAGAAGGTGGTGATCTGTCTCTGGTGGAGCAGGCCAACGTCTGGCTCTTCCTCCGTTTGGCGAAGACCAACCGCAGCCGAGCCAAGGTCACCATCCGTCTTTTCCAGCAGCGCCGGCTCCCCAGCGGACGTGCGTCTCTGCCGGAGGACGACATCCTCCTGGCGGAGAAAACGGTGGACACCCGACGCAGCGGCTGGCACACCTTCCCGGTGTCGGCGGCGGTCCAGGCGCTGCTGGAGAGCCGAGAGAGCACGACGCTGAGCCTCCGGGTGTCCTGCCCGCTCTGTGCCGACGCCGGCGCCACACTTGTCCTTGTCTCCGGCGGCTCAGAGACGTCGCAGCGCGCCAACCAACGGGAACAATCCCACCGGCCCTTCCTCATGGCGGTGGTCCGGCAGGGGGACGGCAGCGACACGCGGCGGCGAAGGAAGCGCGGGCTGGAGTGTGACGGGAAAGTCCGCGTCTGCTGCAAACGACAGTTCTACGTCAACTTCAAAGACATCGGCTGGAACGATTGGATAATCGCGCCACCTGGTTACCACGCCAACTACTGCGAGGGCGAGTGCCCCTCCCACGTGGCGAGCATCACCGGGTCCACGTTGTCCTTCCACTCCACCGTCATCAGCCATTACCGCATGAGGGGCTACAGCCCCTTCCAGAACCTGCGGTCGTGCTGCGTGCCCACCCGGCTACGCGCCATGTCCATGCTCTACTACAACGAGGAGCAAAAGATCATCAAGAAGGACATCCAGAACATGATCGTGGAGGAGTGCGGCTGCTCGTAAAGATACAAAACCTGAACCGGATCAGTCCGGACCGAACTGGACTGGACAGGACGGGGGGGAGCGGGAGGACGTCTGAtcccagacagagagagagagagaggaggaggagatggagggaggagaggaagataaACAGGTGACTTTTATGATCCTCATCACGTTTCGTTCTTCACCTCCTCCCTGCGTCGCTCTctgggaacaaaaaaaaactcttctcCGTCCTCGTCCAGCTGAACTCAGAGAGAGTCTTGATGGcactttcagaaaaaaaagaaaagaaaaaaagatagaaaaaaaagaatatctaatatatttttgttacaaACGGAGGGAGCGAGGCTTATTTATGTGGCTGAGACGTTCAAGCACCACTCGACCAGTCAGACCTTGGAGAGACGAGGTGCCTGAAAAActacgaaaaaaaaaaaatctcaaaactATGCAACTTGTTTCACGTATTATGATcttattgtattttactttgttttcgtttgtttgtttcccaactgtttacttttttcaaaatgtacgaggaagaaagaagaagactcttttgtattatttttggaAGTATTaatttgtgatgtgtgtgtgtgtgtgtgtgtgtgtgtgtgtgtgtgtgtgttgagagatACTTGAAAGAAACAAGTTGGCCCGGCTGCTGGAACCAAACACTTCTTtatgttaccatggttaccatgttgatgttataattattattgtcagtaagtatattaataatattattgttattgttaataatattttgtttggctgcatttgtgttattattgtctgttgtgttttttttttttttttaaggaaacgTTACAAACGTTTTCATTTTTTGCACTATAGCGACACTCGTGTTCAGATTAGCCGCAGACTGAGAAGACGATCATAGAGAAGACAGACTGGCGAGTCCAGGTTACAGAAAGCTCACAGGTTTGATCTCCACCGTCAGCCAGATGTTGTCGGTACATCATCATAAGTCGTTCTGGGCTCAAGAGACACAATATGTGTAAATATAACACTAGAATCAGCCAGTTAAATATCTACCATGTGCTCATTTTAAATTGCAAAACTCACAACTTAATTGTGAGACCAACATTACAAAGAACATTTAAATGAGACAATAGTCTGAGTGTCTTAAAATCTCCACCAAATGTTGTGTTAGAAGCAGTGGAAATAGAGATTGATAGCAAAACACTGTGgagaaaaatgtattgactTTGTATCTGTAGAGAAATGTTGGTTTTCTCATTCACTTCAATGCGGTTGTAGTTTTCTGACAGCTAGTAGCATCAACTGCTAACATGTTGGTAGCAACGCTAGCTGGAAATACAGCACGGATTGTAGCTAACTATACAGTGGATGCTACATTTGAAGTTGTTTTAGACGTTTAAAATATTAGCATAGTCGGTATTGATCTGATGACCCAGAGCGCTGATGAACCCAACAAAATGGCTGCTCCACTGGAggaacttcctgtctgtccagGTCGGATTTTATGAGGATTTTTATTGAAGTGGAGAACAAACGGCacttagaagaagaaaagtgtaGATTTTGGCTAAAATAAAAGAATCTAAATCACCTTTTCTGGGATCGACTGATGtagctaataaaaaaaaaagagtcatttCACAGCTCCCCATGAGTGGCAGTTTTGTGGTGgccattttctgtcatttacacCTCAATAAGCAGTGACAGCTGGTAGTCACACCAGCTATTTTATAAAATCtccaaaacacaacaaaataaatgactaaaaacacaGACGTAGAGGAGTAAAAACAACTTCTATCCCTGTGTGTCTGGTGgatgtttacagtttgttaaCAAAGCTAGCTGAGGACAGTTAGCATTAGCCAGGACAAAGAAAGTTGTTGGTTTCTGTTAAGATTGTAGATTAAGTCTTAAAAAACTTCATCATTATTActacaaaccaaaaaaacacaattttaccCCTTAAATAGCCTTTATTTAAGTACTTCTTAAAGTGACTTTAAAGACCTTACATTAGCATTAGGCTAAGTagtcctggttgatttggcGACACCTGTGGTCACCGGTGGtaactgcaggtgtgttttaTTACAACAGCAAACAGATTCTGAGCGGCTGTTTGTCAGAAATACAGAGAAGCAGCTGgtgtttctgtttacagtgaaGCCAAACAAACTCACATTGTAGGTTGTAGTCATTTGAAACCAGGATGGGAATGAACcataataatgaaaaactaCTGTATCAGTATCAAAAACAAGGTTTGattttatgaaaatgttaagaattataactttaaaattaattgaaagGGGTAGTTAATAAAGCAGAATGCATTTGGGGAGACTCATCGCTTTGAAAAATACCAACTCGAATtcactccatctgctgatgaaggcaGTGAAATACGGTcaaaagctcagaaaaaaagctagtaagtggaacTTGAATTGGAATTCTTTGGTCAAATTATTATTTCTACAGTCAAGAGTGAACTTTGATGCTTAATTTCAATCtcaattaatattaatgttttttttcaaagttgcACTTTAGTGAAAGCTTTTACCACTAAATAATCCCCCAAAGCACAAAAGCTCACAAAAGTTATCACAACTCCCTTAATGACAAGAATCAACCGATGAATAAATCCCTTAAAAATCctcaaaaatgtcattaaaagtGGAGAtaagtgataaaaaaatatgGTCTTTTTGGTTTGTAGTGATGAACAGATGAGCAGTTTTCAATGAGACAAAGGTGTCATCAGCgtattgtttgattttattcgAGTTCACAGTAAAATAAAAGGATTTCAGTTGAAGCATTCGATCAATGTGTTCACttttagaagaaaaataaaatgaaggtTGTATTCTGGAGAaaacatccagtgtgtccagtTTTAGTTTGCTTTAGAACACCAAAGAGTCGAgtttgtgcatttatttgtgTGCGAGAGAAAACGGCTGAAGATCAACTTTCATTAAAtgatgttgagaaaaaaaaaaaaaaaaaaaaagttaatttacaGCCTGATTTACGTCCATTTTGTGAGAAATTTCACTGAAGTTCACGATTCAGTATCTCTGAATGTGTCATTTGCTTTCATAAAGAGAGACGACTGATGTTTAATTCATGCTTCTGTTTcagatttatttagtttttggttggtttttttgaattttttctttgagttgtttgatgtttttatttctcacgTTCTgctccccttctctctccctgcacACCAAGAACTCcatttcccacaatgctttACTCCTTACTTTCCACCATATGAAAAAGACAATCCACAGTCAGTCaccttgttctgttttttttgggaGAAAACAAACGCTGTCCAATCAAATCTGGTCATTTCTGAGTGTTTCTGTATCGTACGTATGTGTTGATATCAGTATTGTCGACTTGTTCACCAAAATGTTTGGAGTATTGGTCCCCTTTTTGATGAAGTCACACgtgttatgttttcttttttgttttttttttgttttttttgttgttattgttttagaAGAGTGGACGCTCTTCTTCTGGACTTTTGTGACAAACTCACAGTCCGCTCTGTGTGTACATGGACACGAACAAAATGtcagtgcagaaaaaaaagcctcaaaaagaagtaaaaagttgaaaaaaaaaaaagaataaaagaagtGGTTGTGTTTGTTCAGATCTTGTTCTTTTTATTAAGACGAAAAAATATTGACACTGAACGAAGTGGACAAAGAATAAAAAGtctattttttattctgtataTATGGAAATCAAGATTCCAGTATGTTGCATTGCTTTGTTGTACAAATCCAATGTGCTTGTGGCATTTTTCTaatctaatttattttacagtatctctttggtttttgttttctgcttcaccattaaagtttaaaggatgtacacaaagaaaatgtgtttttggtcttttaaatCTCGGAAAAAAACACGCTGTTCTTCCAAAATATTCCTTTCAttctctccttgtttcctccACTATAAACCAAAACACTTAATTTAATCCGTTACATGTTCTTCATGTCCCTATTATAGACACTCCCTGGGGTTAATTAAGGAGAGAAAAGGCAATATAAGGTTATTTTGAAGATTATGTGGTTGTTAAAgctgctttttctctgtttttaaactCTTTAAAATAAGTCAGAGTTGTGCAACAATTTGTCATCACTTTCCATCATGTTATAAAGCTACATGCAGGCTTTTGACTCTGGGTCACGTTGACATTCACAACCTTACATTGTTAAACAcacatattaaaaatgtaattgcaAAAACTGACGCTGAGCTTTTCCAGCTCAGAGGACGAACGTTCAGGGTCGAGGACGAGGCTGCTGGAGCACCTCCAGCCAGCGAGGAGAAGACACAGCAGGAATTCATTTCCACACGCTGAGGAAAAAATGCAGTGCTATTAAAGCTGTAACACACTAGGCGAGAGGTCAAAAGGTTGCTTGAAACCCAGCGGTTTTCCTCCTCTGCCCTGTTAAACTTTAAAGCTGCTAAAAGGCGACACGCCTGACTGTTTGGTCCGAGCTACTGAGCCAAAAACAAGTGGAAACAATATGAGAGTCTGGTTCAAATGATAGTAAAACAGGTATAAATGACTTTTAGATTTGACTTTTCTCTTGAGTTGGCTGCAGGAAAACACCTGCAGCAGGTGAGTCAGGTTTTAAGAACTTTTAAAGGTCATGAGATAAAAAATATGTCTTCCAGTGTTATAACTGTGTGTCTGAAGGTGGGGGTATCTCATCTGTAAGATTAAATAGAACTATGTAAATAACACCTCTGTATAGAGCTGTTAGAATAGCCAACAGATAACTAATGGTAATgtataaatggttgaaatagttagctaaaagtaatcaataaacagttgaaacaactaaaaataacagataaacaGTTGAGATAGTTCACTAAAAGTAATGGCGAATAAAAGTTTCTTCTTCGTGTTTGGTGCCCCTAACATCGTCCTTTCATAAAGCTGTCATGAGACTCCCATTCAAAAGATTTCGAAGATTTCTCGAAACAAAGCCTTATATATCAGGAACCAGATGTCTCTtgatttttcttgctttttcttcactctctcagtgtgtttgtgctgtttttggGTTGTCTAGtctactaaaaaaaacaaaacctgtttgtcttcttgttctgtgtgtgtttagattgTATTTTCATtccttttgtgtttattttacattgtaCATTCACCACATCACCATGTCTGCATTTTTGGAGGTAGTTAGTTACAACACTGAGTCACTTATTGCTTTTAATGAGCAATGTGGCAGTGGAGGAATTTCTCAGGGAATCCCGATTTTCTCCACCACATATAATCACCGACTGGCAGAGCTCTGCCACGATATTGACGGTGTGGTTATCGAGCTCAGGTGTCTGGCAGGGATCACAGCCACAATCCACTACGTCAAAATCTTttttaagaaagtaaaaaatGGAATATTCTGTTTGCAAACCCCTTTCTCTCAACTCAGTTACATACACAATGTTACCTTTAGAAGCAACCTGATTAGCTGGGTGGTCTACTGTAgtgtataataataatggtcAAATATTTAATTGTGACTAGAAAGGCACCAACAAGTCTGAGAAAAGTAACTTTATGTTGTGGTTAGGCAggttctctctttcattctatTGTCTCCCAGTTTTCCGCTCCcttgtgtttcttgtttgtCCGCTGTTGATCTCTGTTtccttttatgtgtttgtgcctCATCCTTGGGGCGTGGCGATCCAGCTCACCTGCACACCTGCTGCTCATCCATTCATCAGAaacctgcagtatttatacCCTGGTCCTGCACACCACTCTTCACCAGATTGTTCCgtgtactttgtggtgttgaTGCATTGGCCAACTTTCCCAGTAAAGACGTTATTCTCTTGTGTGTTGTTACTCTGGATAGTTCTGTTTACCCATTCCTCAGGTTCATCGCTTCCAGCCCTCCCAGTCTGCCTGCTCAGCTCTGTGCCTTGTTAGTCTCCTGAGTCCGCCTCTACAACTTTACAATAAACTGCCTTTGTGTCTAAACTCTACTCTTGGGTCCAGATTTATAGATATTTAATTATAATACTTTAATGTTGAGCCACAAAGCCATCACTTGGTTTACAAAGAGTCACTTTCTTCATGAACTAGCAGtatcaaatgaaaagataataaggtataaacaataaattaataatgaagAATGTTTTAAcattgtagagctgcaactattaacTATTTCTATGAACataaacttaatatttttaGTTGAGGACTGTTCAACAATTTGACGACATCACCTTGGGTTTTGGGacacagtgatcaacatttttcactattttctgacattttacggAC
This window contains:
- the inhbaa gene encoding inhibin subunit beta Aa → MSVLPLLSWIVLLLVQSCSSSSDPASKLQPPPLSLSVHPHQQLPLDAASSSHCPSCALARMRRSEGGTTAAAADDMAGHDREEEEAAQQDVVEAVKRHILNMLHLQARPNITRPVPRAALLNALRKLHVGRVAEDGSVQIEGEEEARGGRGGGGGGGGGAATAARMEDSSDAQETTEIITFAEAGESQGLVNFVLSKEGGDLSLVEQANVWLFLRLAKTNRSRAKVTIRLFQQRRLPSGRASLPEDDILLAEKTVDTRRSGWHTFPVSAAVQALLESRESTTLSLRVSCPLCADAGATLVLVSGGSETSQRANQREQSHRPFLMAVVRQGDGSDTRRRRKRGLECDGKVRVCCKRQFYVNFKDIGWNDWIIAPPGYHANYCEGECPSHVASITGSTLSFHSTVISHYRMRGYSPFQNLRSCCVPTRLRAMSMLYYNEEQKIIKKDIQNMIVEECGCS